The Oleiphilus messinensis DNA segment GAAAGACAAATTCCGAGAATTTTCAGCCGGGTTAAGACCTCGAGCACATTGGTCGCATCACGCATTAGTGCCGTTTCAGTGATTTCAAGAATGATATCGCTGGGGTCGATGGCTTCATTTTTTAGCTTTGCGGCGAGATTGGTTGCGAAATCCAGTTGGGAAAGGTTCAACATGGAGACATTGATCGACAGTTTGAGCCGGTGACCTTCCGCTTTGAATCGTTTCAATTCCTGAATCGACATGTCGATCACCCGCTCTGTGATGGCGTTGATCAAGCTGGACTCTTCTGCCAGCGGAATAAACTCATCCGGCCCGACAATGCCGCCAAATTCCGAGCTAAACCATCGAATGAGCGCTTCTGCGCCAAACACACATTGTGATTGCACATTTACCTTGGGTTGGAAAAACAGCGTGAATTCATCGTTATCCAGGCCAAATTGTATGGCATCGGCTGAAACCGAGCGCTTACCGAAAGGTTTGGGTTTCGGGGCGAATGGTTCATTGAAAACCTGATCCAGCAACAATGCCAATGCTTCTTTCTGAATCGGCTTTTGAATTGCACCGAGTACATCGAGATTATGGGCTTTACCCAGATCCCGCGCCATGCGCAGAATATCGGAATCCAGACCACTGATCACCGCAACTTTGCCGTCAAAATTGACTTCTGCCAAATGGCGCAATAAAGCCAGGCCATCCATATCAGGCATTTCAATGTCGCAAATAATGAGATCGAGCGGACTTACCGATTGTCTGCTCTCAACTAACGCCAGTGCTTCCTGTCCTGAGCACGCTGTTTCACATGTTTGGATCTCCAATTCTTCGAGTGCACAAAGGAAGAGTTCTATGGCAAATTCGTCATCATCCACAATCATCAGATTTAACTGTGTGATGTCTGGCATGTTATCTCCTATTGACGACTATCGGGAATGTTAAATGTATGACGATATCGTCAGTGTATCAGTGCGTTAATATCCGGTAGCCAAGTGTTTTTTAAATAGTCTAGCACTCCCGTTACCAAAGGTTGTAGTTCCGGAACTTTTGCATCGAGAATGTCTGTATTTCCATCTTTTCCTGCCTTTTCCAAGGTCTCACTTAGACTGGCTAACTCTGAAGCACCAATAGACCGTGCGGATGATTTCAATTGATGGGCTAATTTACCCACCTTTGTACCGTTTTGATCCTTGTGGGCCAGAATGACTTCATTGAGTAAGCGTTCTGTGGTTTCCATAAACTTGGTGAGTACGCGTTTTTGAATCTTCGGATTTGTTCCTACAACTTTGGCCAGCATCTCCCGATTTACCGGGCCCACCGCGCTGCCCTCGATAGCGCTCTCCTGGATTGTACTTTCCTGGATAGTTCTTTTCTGGATCGCGTTCAAGGGTGTGTTTCCTGATTCGGTAACCTGTTTGAGCGCTGTTTGGGGTCGGGCAAGCGGTAACCAGCGTTGCAGAATGGTCTCGAGCACCGGGAGCGTCAGTGGCTTGGATAAAAAATCATCCATACCCGAGGCGGTACACAGCTCAACCTCGCCGGGCATCGTACTGGCGGTCACGGCGATAATTGGTAAACGTGGGCGATGGTGTTCTGTTTCGTATTTCCGGATGGAGCGCGCCAAGTCATAGCCATCCATCCCCGGCATATGGCAGTCCGTGAGGAGCAAGTCAAATTCCTCCCGTGTGACTTTGGCAAAAGCAGAAACACCGTCTTCGACAACGGTGACATCTGCGCCGAATTGCTCTAACTGTGAACCAATTACTTCCCGATTGGTGGGGTTATCTTCCGCCACGAGAATTCGTTTACCCGGGAATTGCACATATTCAGCAGTTGTTTCGACCTTCGCTCTGGCTGGCAGCATTCCGGGTGCCGTTGTTTTGCTGCTTTTTAGTGCTTCCCCGGGCGCGATCATCATTGCCCTGGCCACGGCGGTCTGGAATTTGGTTCGCAGTAATGGGGCGCGATCCAGTGAGAGAATTTGCGAACCAACGAGTTTAATACCCGTGCGGCTCGCTTTGTTTAATATAATGGCTGGTAGTTCCTGTTCCGCGCTGGCCTGACGTATGCGGAGAACCATGTCAGCAGTGCATTCCGGTGACGCTTCGGCCAACGCTACAATCAGAAGGTGAACGGACCCCCCTTTTTCTTTGCTGGATAATAGCGATTGAATCGCATTGTCTTCGGTCTCGACAAAGGTGGTGTCGACGGAAAAGGTGCTCAGATAATTGGCGATAGAGAGTCTGGTTTCGGTATTATCCACCAATGTCAAAGCTGTCAGCCCCTCGGGAATCACTTGCCCATATTGAGGGGAGGGTGCGGAGGAGACGTCGAAATTGATCTCAATCGTGAAAGTGGTGCCACGGTGTGGTTGGGAATCTACATTGATTTGTCCATTCATGGCATCCACGATACTTTTACAGATCGCCAGTCCAATGCCCATGCCGCCGAAACGGCGTTTTGTGGACGCTTCAGCCTGAGAAAACGGTTTGAACAGATCCGGTAATTTGTTCCTGAAAATACCAACGCCATTGTCTTTGATGGTAAAGCGAACCGTCGCTTTATCGCTGAGTCTGCGGGGAACCGATACCGTGAGAAGTACCCGACCCGGTTTGCTTTCGGTGGTGTTGGTAAACTTTATTGCGTTCTCCAGCACGTTAAAGAGCATCTGCTCCAGTCGGGTTCGGTCGGAATAGATAATATCCGGCACCTCGGGCTCGACGATGAGCTGCAAGGTGACGTCTTTCAGATCAGCAAATGGCACGAGGTCACCAACGACTTTGTCGATGACGATTGAAGGACGAACCTGTACGCGCTCGAGTTCGATACGCCCGGTTTCAGACTTTGAAAAATCGAGTAGATTGTTGATCAGTTTCATCAGAAAGCGGGCAGAGCGATTAATGGTGTCGACCATACCCAGTTGAGTCGAATCCAGCTGGCTCTGCTTCAAGACCTCCAGTGTGCCGATCACACCATTCATGGGGGTGCGGATTTCGTGACTCATATTGGCGAGAAAAGCGGACTTCGCATGATTCGCGGCCTCAGCTTCTTCTTTGGCAATCCTGATCTCTTGCTCCGCTCTTTTTCGGTCACTGATATCGGTTGCCACTTTTACGATTTTATACTGTTTGCCATTAAGATCCCGAATAGGATTGTAAGAGGCTTGAATCCATATCTCCTGGCCATTTTTACCGATTCGGCAAAATTCGGAACTGTGAAACTCCCCGTTTTTAAGCGTTTGCCAGAAACGCCAATAGGCCTTGGCGTTTCTGTACTCGCTATCGACCAGCATCGAATGATGCTGGTGCTGAAGTTCCGCAAGCGTGTAGCCAAAAAGCTTTAAAAAATTGTCGTTTGCTTTCAGTATTATCCCGTTCAGGTCGAACTCGACAACGAGCTGAGATTTGTTAATGGCATCAACTTGACCAATGTAGTCTGCGAAGCGGGCCCGTTCTGCGGTGATATCTGTCGCGTATTTGATCACTTTATAGGGCTTTCCTGCATCATCAAGGATCGGATTATAAGTCGCTTGAATCCAGAGCTCGTTGCCGCCCTTGGCAAAGCGTTTGAACGCCGCAGACATAAACTGGCCTTGTCCAAGTTGTTGCCAAAATGCTTTGTATTCACTGGAGCTGCCATAACCCGGCTCGACAAAAATAGAATGATGTTTACCCACAATTTCGTGCAACTGGTATCCCATAAGACGCAAATAGTTTTGGTTGGCATCCAGAATAGTGCCATGCAGATCGAACTCGATTGTGGCAAGGGATACATTGAGTGCTGCAAGTTTGGCTTCGGAGCGATTGCGGAGCTCCGTTTCGTTATTCAGGGCCACCTGTAATTCTGCGGACGGGTTGCGACTCAGAAATGTCATGGTTTTGTGCTTTGCGCGCCAAAGCAACAGCGTTAAAAAAAACGCGAGCAGCGCAGACAGGGAATTCATACCCACGGTAAATGACAGGCCCTCTGTGGCACCATGTGCAATTGCTCTGAGCGAAAAAGCGGTTCCGCAGGTGAACGTAACAAAGAGCAGAGCATTTACGATTGATTTTGGGGAGAGAGGTTTACCACGAATAACTACGACCACTAAAACGATGAGCCCCGAAAAGGCAAGGAACAGTATCAAATCCGGTGTAAACAGAAAGGGTTCCAAACCCGGATTTGAAAGGGGTGGTTTGTGGTCGAGCACCGTCTGCTTACCTCACTGAGATTCTGCCATTGCATCTTTGCGATCTGAGCTTAAGCATAGTTCAGAGCGTTTGCATACTGCAAAATAGTGAATCCGCTGAGCGACTGCCACAAGTCGATTAGGTTGTTTGTTTTGTGCTCAATTTCTCTTTTGGACTATTCTACACAATAGACTGAAATTGAAATCATCTCGCTGGCGATTGCGCGTCGCAGCAAGCTGGGTGTAGAGGACAATATATGAAAATTCTGGTGGTAGAAGACAATCCGATAGATCAGGAAATTATAAAAGTAAATCTCCCGGATCACGAAATTCTGATCGCGGAATCCGGAGAAAATGCGCTGGAATTGATCGAACTGTCACCGGACTTGGTGCTGCTGGATATCGAATTGCCGGGGATCGATGGTTATGAAACCTGTAAACGGATGCGTAAAAATGCGGGAATGGAAATCACCCCGATTGTATTTTTAACCCACATGACCGGACTTGGGGATAGAATCAAAGCCTATGACGCCGGTGGTGATGACCATTTAAGTAAACCCTGTGATCACCTCCTGTTGCGCTCCAAAGTGGACGTGTACGACAAAATTCGAAAACAAATGCAATCATCCGCGGATGAAGCCAAATGTGCAATCAGCGCATTGCTGAATCTCCAGAGTCAATCCTCTAAGGTTCACTGTATCAGCCGGTTTGTGCAAGCCGCAAGATATTGCCGGGACGTTGATCGCCTGCTCGGACTTTTTCTCTCGACTGCCAGAGAAATTGGTGTGCAGTGTATTCTGGAAACCCGATTGGACGGGGTCTCAAACTGGGTTTCGACCAAAGGCCCTGTTTCTGTTCTGGAAAAAGAGATTTTGGAATGTGCAAATAGCGTCGAAAAAATTCATCAATTCGGTCAGCATAGAGCGATTTTTCATTGGCCCCAAGTCTCCATGTTGGTTCTACATGTGGAAGATTCACTCGATATCCTGGCATTGTTTATGGACTCGCTCGATGCTGCACTTAAAGCTATCCGGACTGAGGCTCAGTTATTGGAGCGGGTAAATCAACTGGAGAAATATAATTCGCTTGTCAGCGATCAAGTTACAGATCTGTTCGAACAGATGCGGGGGGAACTCACTGAAATGATCGTATCCCTTGGCCTCGTTGCGGCACTGGAGCCCGATGAGCAGGATCGATTCAATGACATGCTTGAACGTTACGACAATAATATTCGAGACAAGCTTCGAACGCTTTCCTACAACAATTCCGAAATTCGGATACTGGTTTCCGATTTGCGCAGTGCACCAGAAGACATTGAAAAATTACTTCGTGAACAACATCAATTTTCCGGGAACAACAAGAATACGGAATTATTCTAACGTTATCACATAGGTCAAGCGAACGCCCGCGCTAATTGGGAACAATCAGTACATGTTCAAGTCTGTGATAGCCGTCACACAGTAGGAAAATGATACCTGTTGGTGTAGCCTAGTGGGTTTTACAACATTCAAGCCAACATTGTGAGGAAATTTTTAACATGAGACGTCCCGTTCGAGTTGCGGTCACCGGGGCCGCGGGTGCTATCAGCTACAGTTTGCTCTTCAAAATTGCAGCAGGTGAGATGATGGGTAAAGATCAACCCGTGATTCTACAACTGGTGGAAATGCCGCAGATGATGGAGAAGCTGCTCGGCGTGGCGATGGAGTTGATGGATTGTGCTTATCCATTACTGCACACTATTACCTTGCATGACAATGTTGAGGATGGCTTTAAAGGCGCTCACTACGCCCTGCTGGTAGGGGCCAAACCCCGTGGACCGGGAATGGAGCGAAGTGATTTGCTGGTTGAAAACGCGGCGATTTTTGCGCGTCAGGGCAAAGCGTTGAATGATTTTGCGAATCGGGATGTCAAAGTACTGGTGGTGGGTAACCCGGCCAATACCAATGCGTTGATTGCCAGCCGGAACGCGCCTGACCTGAGTCCTTCCCAGTTTACCTGTCTGACCCGGCTGGATCACAACCGCGCGAAAGGCATACTGGCCAATCACAGTGGTGCAACAACCCGTGATATCGGCGGCATTATGATCTGGGGGAATCACTCCACGACACAGTACCCTGATTTGCATCAGGCCACGATCATTGGCAAACCTGCGTTGGATTTTGTCGATATGGACTGGTACCGGGATGAATTTATTCCCAAAGTGCAAAAACGTGGTGGTGAAATAATCCAGGCCCGTGGTCAATCCAGCGCCGCATCTGCAGCACAGGCTGTAGTGGATCAAATGCGTGATTGGGTGTTAGGTACCGAGCCGGGTGAAATTATCAGCATGGGCATATTGAGTGATGGTAGTTATGGCATAGCCAAAGGCGTGTTTTACTCGTTCCCGGTGCGCTGTAACTACGGTCGTTATCAAATCGTGCAAGACATTGACGTGAATGAATTCAGTCGTCAGCGCTTGCAAGCCTCAGAGCAGGAACTGCTGGAAGAAAAAGCGGTGATTGAGCATCTACTGCCCAAAGAGACAGAACACTCTCATCAAAACCTGAGCATCTGCTTGCGTTCAGGGGTGACATTGTACGCCGATGATGCGGGTCCGGATGCTACCAGCAACTTCCTGTCGACTCATCGGGTGATGTAATCCACGCCTGCTGTCTGATCATGGAGTCGGTGAGTCACCGATTTCTTCAAAATACTGTTTCAGGCAATTCATCACCAATCGAATCCGTGCGGTTTTGCGCAGGTCCGGGTGAGTGAGCAACCAGATGTCACTCGCCGGGGCTGGATCAAACTTACAGCATTTTACAATGCCGGGGCGTTGTTGATCTGCAGGTAACAGCGCAATACCGTGACCCGATTCTGCAAAATAGGACATGGCGGTCAGTTCGTCACAGCGGGTTGTGATCCTTTCCGGATGATGTTGTTCCAACCAGGAGAATGCGGGCAGGTTCAGCATCGACCCGCTCCCGCCAATGAGGTTGTGGGCTGACAAGTCTGCCAGTGAACTCAGTTCAGGAGCGGATTCCAGATAGGTCGGGCTTGCGTAGATGCTCCAAGGCAGTGAGGCCACTTTTCGGCCAATTAAATGTTCGGGTGGATTGGGCGTTGCACGCACGGCAATATCCGCAATCCGACTGTTCATATTGATTTCCTGATTCGTGCTCAATACTTCAATGGTGATTTCCGGATACTGTTGTCGAAAGGAGGTCAGGGCATCCGGTATATAGTGATACGCCAGATTGAATGGCGCGGTAATCCGGACATGGCCACGGGGTTGTAATTCTTTGCCGATGAGCAGGCGTTCGATATCACTAAAGCGATGGGCAATGCTGTCACCCAGCGCGGCCAGTTCTTCACCTATCGGGGTGATCTGGTATTGATTTCCCTGGACTTCCAGTAGTCGGGCCTCAATAACGGACTCCAGTGCCTGTAGCCGCCGGTACACCGTGGAGTGATTCACGCCGAGCTTTCGGGCGGCTCCTGCCAGTGAACCGGTCTCGACAATGGCCAGAAATGTTTTCAGTCCATTCCAGTCCATAATAACCTCTGCATTTATGCATTATTAATGGAGAAAAAGCGTATTCATATTGCGTTTCTGCAAATATTTGTGTTTCGCATTATAGACTATTCCCTGTAAATTTCGTCCCTTATTGATTGCGAGGCATTGCATTAATGCAATATGAAATTGCATAAATTGAGAATTAAACTGCACAGATGCACAGGTTAGACTGAATATCGTTCAACCGTGGAGATGTTTTTATGCAGATTAAACCGAATGCGGACTTAGCCGCGTTATTGCTAAGATTGACCTTGGGTAGTGTGTTACTGGCCCACAGCCTGTACCTGAAATGGGTTGTGTTTACCTTACAGGGCACGGCAGATTATTTTAGTTCGATCGGGCTGGCTTCCTGGCTGGCGTATGTGGTTTTTGCCGCAGAAGTTGTCGCGGGTGTCGCCTTATTGCTGGGCGTAGCAACCCGTTGGGTTGCGCTCGGGGTTATCCCCATATTACTGGGGGCGACGGTGGTACACTGGGGCAATGGCTGGCTATTCACCCGTACCGGTGGCGGCTGGGAATATCCTCTGGTGCTAACCTTGATGGCGGTGATTCAGTTCTATTTGGGCAGTGGTCGCTTGGCACTCAAGCCAGACTCTGGTGATTTCATTCAGGTCGAGCACAAATCGAGAGGGCAGGCTTATGACGCAATTTGATAACAATACATCCGGGCTTGAATACGAATTGGTAAGTTTCAAACTCTGTCCGTATGTTCAGCGTTCCGTAATTACGTTGCGTGAGAAGGGCGTAGCGTTCAAGCGTACGGATATCGAGCTATCGAACAAGCCGGAATGGTTCTTGCGGCGGTCACCCACCGGGAAAGTGCCCATGTTGCTTGTTAACGGTAACACCGTGTTGTTTGAATCAGCAGTGATTTGTGAATTCATCGATGAAACGACACCCGGGTCGATGTTACCGGAAAATCCGCTGGAGCGGGCCTACCACCGTGCCTGGATTGAATTTGGTTCGACCATTCTCAATCAGATTGCCAGGTACTACAGTGCCGAATCCGAAGTAGATTTTAACCTGGCCGCACAGAATCTGAGGGCGAGCTTTGCCCGTGTCGAGGCAGAAATGGTTTTGCCCTTTTTCTCGGGTGAATCGTTCCAGATTGTGGATGCCGTTTATGCCCCGATATTCCGTTATTTTGATGTTTTCGAACAGCATCTACCGGCGGCGGTTGTCGCAGAGCAAGGCATTTTCGATGGCTATGACAAGATCGCACAGTGGCGTCGTCATTTACAGGCGCGCCCTTCGGTTATCCATGCTGTTGCACCGGATTATCCGGAAGGGCTGATCGCCTTTGTGAAAAACAAAACATCCTGTCTCGCCAACATTCTGAATCAAGCAAAACTGGCCCCTGCCTGAAGGCGTATCATTCGAAACTATTGCACGTTGATCAGGACTCGAACAATGGTTTGTTCGGCCAGACCTCATCGAATGAGGCCTGGTTTTTTTGTGCCTTGGCGGCAAAGGTTTTCATCATGTCATTGGGGCGGAACATACCGGATTGCCAGGTGGCCATGTATTTCAGGCTGTCCTGTACGGAATGATCGCGACTGAAATTGATCATTTCCTTGCAGCCAACAACGGCCAGCGGCGAGTTGGCCGCGATTTGGGCGGCAATTTCGAGCACGCCCGTGACCAACGCATCATGATCCGGAAACACGCGATTCACCAGGCCCATGGATTGAGCTTCGGCGGCGGTGAATCGACGGCCGGTGTAAGCCAGTTCCCGCACCATGCCCTCGGGTACCAGTTTCGGAAACCGCTGCAGGGTGCCGACATCCGCCGTCATACCCAGTTCTGTTTCTTTGATAGTAAAGAACGCATCTTCGCTGGCATAGCGGCAATCCGCAGCGCAAACCAGATCCAGTGCCCCACCGATACAACCACCCTGAATGGCCACTAATACCGGAATGCGGGCTTTTTCGAGACTGCTCAGGCTATCCTGCAATTGTAAGACAACCCGACGTAAATTTTCGCCCATACGTCCGGGGTCTCCGGTCATGGTAATGGCTTTGGGGTTGGAGAACACACCGAGATCCATGCCCGCTGAGAAGTGCTTGCCGGTGGAGGAGATCACGATAACCCGTGCCAGGGATTCATCATCAATGTGTTGCACTATTTTTGGCAGATCTTTCCAGAAATCCGTGGTCATGGAATTCAGTTCATCGGGTCGTGAAAATTGAATGTGGGCGATCTTGTTCTCAAGACTGACATTGAAACAAGGTGAGGTGGGTAAAGTGATTTCTGTGCTCATGGTGTGGCTTCCGTATGGTGATCTTAGCGCTGTAAAGTTTATATCTAAGCATGCAATCTTGACAGTGTCAACTTGTGTTGCTCTGTTCTTTTGGCCGGACGTTGGTTACGTGCTTTGAGCCTGGCGTCGATACTGGTTCGGCGTTTGTCCAAACCAGCGTCGACATGCCCGAATAAATGCACTTTGCTCGGCATAGCCCAGGAGTCCGGCAACCTGGGTGAGGGGCAGTGCGGAGTCCGCTAAATAGCGTGCAGCCAGTTCCTTTCGCTCCCGATCCACCATGGTTTGGAAGTGCAGCTGCTCCTGGCTCAGGCGTCTTTGCAAGGTTCGGGTCTGGAAACAAAGCTGGTCTGCAATGGTATCAATTCTACAATGTCCGGTGGGCAGTAACCGCCGGATCAAGTGCGTGACTTGTTCGCTCAAGCGGGGGAGTTCATAAGTAAATTGTGACTCCAGATAATGCAGAGCCATCTGATGCGTGGCGGCGTCTGCAGACTTGTTCTCCATTTGCAGGATTTCCGGGCGGAGTACCATGCCGGTTTTCGGTTGCTCGAACAACACCGGACAACCGAAGAACTGTTGATAGTGTTTGACGTCCAATAGGGGTTTGTGGGCAAACAATACCATTTTAGGGCGGGATTCAGGGGAGTTGAGAATGCGCAGGATGTGCAAACCAATCGTCAAACTACTCTCGGTGACCTGTCGAATGTGTGGCAGGGAAGGTTCCAGAATCTCCAGATTAAACATCAATCCCTGATCCGGCAGTAAATCAAAATGAGTATGAAATGCCGGGCTGTGGACATGCAAATAGCGACTGATGTTACGAATGCCTTCTTCAATTGAAGCGGAATGGCGCGCAATAATCGCAATCGGCCCAAGTATGCGGATACCTTGGATCGACGCCAATTGCATGCCGAAATCCGGGCAATCGAGTTGATTCGCGCTGGCCTCATAGAGTCCATTCAAACTGCGGAAGGGGATAAAAGCATCTTCTTCATGCAATAAGAGCCGGGGGATTTTGAAGTCATTCAGAAGCGCATAGGGATCACCTCCCAGTTTTTTCACGAGTTCATCAAAGCCTTGCAAAGCACTGGTGCGGATCAAATATCCCATAGCGGATGGTTTCTCTGGATGAATGGAATACAGTCTGTCATGAAATGCCAATTATATGTCATGAAATGGCGATTAAGAAAGAACCAGCGCCACTAAAATGGGAACATTCGTACAGGATTTTGAGGGCATCATGGCAACGCAGAAGAAAAAACCAAACACTCCATCTATCGTTATCATCGGTACCGGATTCGGTGGCCTGGGTATGGCGATTCAATTGAAAAAGGCGGGTATTGACTCTTTCACCATGTTGGAGAAAGCCAATAACGTCGGTGGAACCTGGCGGGATAACACCTATCCCGGTGCGGCCTGTGATGTCCAGTCTCACCTGTACTCGTTCTCCTTTGAGCCGAAGCATGACTGGAGTCGCAAGTTTGGTCTGCAGGATGAAATTCAGGGCTATATGGAACACTGCGCCGAGAAATACGATCTGAATCGTCATATTCGCTATCAATCCGAAGTGACTGCAGCTCGTTTCGATGAAAATGCAGGAGAGTGGGTCATCGAACTGAAAGATGCCGAACCCATTCGGGCGAATGTGCTGGTCACGGCTACCGGACAATTGAATCAACCTGCTTTTCCAACCATTCCCGGGCTGGATAGTTTCAAAGGTAAGCTGTTCCATTCCGCACGCTGGGATCACAGCTATGACTTGAAAGGAAAACGGGTGGCCGTAATCGGTACCGGTGCGTCGGCGATCCAGTTTGTGCCACAAATTGTGCCCCAGGTTAAACAGCTGAAACTGTTTCAGCGTTCCGCAGCATGGGTGATTTCCAAACCCGATCGTCCCTTCAAGTCATGGGAGCATGGTTTATTTTCCCGTCTGCCCATGTATGATCGCCTGTATCGTACCTTCATCTACTGGAAAAACGAGGGTCGGGCCCTGGGGTTCACCCGTTTTGACAAGGTTCTCGATCTGTTCGCGCTGGAAGCCAAGTGGATGGCCCGTCGCCATGTTCGCAATCCGGAAAAACGCCGCAATTTGATTCCGGATTATAAAATCGGTTGTAAACGCATACTGATGGCGAATGACTGGTATCAGGCGGTGGACAACGATCACGTTGATTTGATCACCGACGGCATAGCGCGGATCGAGAAAGATGCGGTGATCACAAAAGATGGCCAGCGCCATGAGGTGGATGCGATTATTCTCGGTACTGGATTCAAGGCCACCGATTTCTTGTCGCCGATCAAAATCCATGGCCTTGAAGGGCAGGATCTCAATGATGCCTGGAAAGAAGGTGCTGAAGCCTACAAAGGGATCTCCGTATCCGGCTTCCCGAACTTGTTTATGCTGTACGGCCCGAATACCAACTTGTCCCATAACTCCATTGTATTCATGCTGGAATCGCAAATTCACTATGTGTTGGAAGCAATGAAAGGGTTAGGCAAGAAAAAAGCGCAATATCTGGACGTAAAAGCAGACCAGCAGCGGAAATATGTAGACGGTTTACAAGGCCGTTTGGAACACTCCGTGTGGGCCTCAGGCTGTGGTTCCTGGTACACCACCGCAGCGGGCCGAAACGTCGCCAACTGGCCAGGTTTCACCTTCACTTATCGCATGATGACCCGCGACTTCGAACCGAAGGACTACCAGTTTAAAACACTCAAGCCGGTCACCTTGAATACAGCCAACAAGCCCAAAACCAAGCCTAAACCCGCACAACCCGCCACCAACGCAGCAAGCTGATCGCTGACGTTTCATTTTGTTGTGTTTGATAAACTCACTTATCTTTCGGGGTAAGTGAGTCGATGGTCGTCATACAACACTTCTCAGTTGATGTACTAACTCAAATCCTATCAGATTGACACGAAACGACTTGATCCATAGAATCACGCTTAATGGATGAGTATGGAATATTCTCAAATCTAAAGGATTAGACTCATGGCTGAGCTTTTAATGTGCACTCGTGCGGACTCTCCGTCCAATTTGCTTGCAGAAAATAAAGATCTTCTTAAATCATTTTGCGCAACTAATTCACTTCGAAATACATCTCTCTTACAACCCTATACGCCCTATTTAATTCCGAGTAACTTTTTTAATCGAACTTCGATAATAAGCCCATTAAGTGAATTGTCACGAAATGAGCGTCAATTGCTCACTCACACAATTCAGCAGTTCGGGGATCTCACAGTCGCCATTTCAGATTTTTACAATGATATGTTTCTTGGTGGAAAAAAAGCTGATTGGCAAAGTGCATCAGGGGCAGCTCTCGGGGCTTATAATGATCGGGTTTCAGCGTTCACACGATCTCTGAATCGTTATCAAGAAACGCTTATTGCTCTTCGAAAGGCTAAACTGGCTAAAGAGCCTAAATTGACATTAGCTAATTTAGAAGTTCAAGTTAGAAGTGCTTATGGAAATCTCAATCAACATTTCCAGCGTGAAATGGTGCAATATACGAAGAACATTAGTTCGAAACGCGGCAGCGTTCTTTCTAATGTTGATAGAGGTGTGAATATCGCTAAGGATAGCCGTCACGTAACAAAACTTCAGTTAAGTAGCACTCAACAGATGCAGAATCTTAGCCGTTTCAGTAAGGGGCTATCTTATGTAGGGAAGAGCATAGTAGTTTTGGATGCAGCGGGTAGGTCTGGTAACGTTGTTAAGGATTATCGAGAAGGAAACGATTGGCAAAAAACAGCGGTGCAAGAGTCAGTAAGTATGT contains these protein-coding regions:
- a CDS encoding EAL domain-containing response regulator, with amino-acid sequence MPDITQLNLMIVDDDEFAIELFLCALEELEIQTCETACSGQEALALVESRQSVSPLDLIICDIEMPDMDGLALLRHLAEVNFDGKVAVISGLDSDILRMARDLGKAHNLDVLGAIQKPIQKEALALLLDQVFNEPFAPKPKPFGKRSVSADAIQFGLDNDEFTLFFQPKVNVQSQCVFGAEALIRWFSSEFGGIVGPDEFIPLAEESSLINAITERVIDMSIQELKRFKAEGHRLKLSINVSMLNLSQLDFATNLAAKLKNEAIDPSDIILEITETALMRDATNVLEVLTRLKILGICLSIDDFGTGYSSMSQLQHIPFSELKIDRSFVYGAGENDSTRRILESSASLAQQLAIASVAEGVETREDWDRISALGIDLVQGYFISKPLPPEDFSTWLREWNGLTEN
- a CDS encoding PAS domain-containing hybrid sensor histidine kinase/response regulator, producing MLDHKPPLSNPGLEPFLFTPDLILFLAFSGLIVLVVVVIRGKPLSPKSIVNALLFVTFTCGTAFSLRAIAHGATEGLSFTVGMNSLSALLAFFLTLLLWRAKHKTMTFLSRNPSAELQVALNNETELRNRSEAKLAALNVSLATIEFDLHGTILDANQNYLRLMGYQLHEIVGKHHSIFVEPGYGSSSEYKAFWQQLGQGQFMSAAFKRFAKGGNELWIQATYNPILDDAGKPYKVIKYATDITAERARFADYIGQVDAINKSQLVVEFDLNGIILKANDNFLKLFGYTLAELQHQHHSMLVDSEYRNAKAYWRFWQTLKNGEFHSSEFCRIGKNGQEIWIQASYNPIRDLNGKQYKIVKVATDISDRKRAEQEIRIAKEEAEAANHAKSAFLANMSHEIRTPMNGVIGTLEVLKQSQLDSTQLGMVDTINRSARFLMKLINNLLDFSKSETGRIELERVQVRPSIVIDKVVGDLVPFADLKDVTLQLIVEPEVPDIIYSDRTRLEQMLFNVLENAIKFTNTTESKPGRVLLTVSVPRRLSDKATVRFTIKDNGVGIFRNKLPDLFKPFSQAEASTKRRFGGMGIGLAICKSIVDAMNGQINVDSQPHRGTTFTIEINFDVSSAPSPQYGQVIPEGLTALTLVDNTETRLSIANYLSTFSVDTTFVETEDNAIQSLLSSKEKGGSVHLLIVALAEASPECTADMVLRIRQASAEQELPAIILNKASRTGIKLVGSQILSLDRAPLLRTKFQTAVARAMMIAPGEALKSSKTTAPGMLPARAKVETTAEYVQFPGKRILVAEDNPTNREVIGSQLEQFGADVTVVEDGVSAFAKVTREEFDLLLTDCHMPGMDGYDLARSIRKYETEHHRPRLPIIAVTASTMPGEVELCTASGMDDFLSKPLTLPVLETILQRWLPLARPQTALKQVTESGNTPLNAIQKRTIQESTIQESAIEGSAVGPVNREMLAKVVGTNPKIQKRVLTKFMETTERLLNEVILAHKDQNGTKVGKLAHQLKSSARSIGASELASLSETLEKAGKDGNTDILDAKVPELQPLVTGVLDYLKNTWLPDINALIH
- a CDS encoding response regulator, translating into MKILVVEDNPIDQEIIKVNLPDHEILIAESGENALELIELSPDLVLLDIELPGIDGYETCKRMRKNAGMEITPIVFLTHMTGLGDRIKAYDAGGDDHLSKPCDHLLLRSKVDVYDKIRKQMQSSADEAKCAISALLNLQSQSSKVHCISRFVQAARYCRDVDRLLGLFLSTAREIGVQCILETRLDGVSNWVSTKGPVSVLEKEILECANSVEKIHQFGQHRAIFHWPQVSMLVLHVEDSLDILALFMDSLDAALKAIRTEAQLLERVNQLEKYNSLVSDQVTDLFEQMRGELTEMIVSLGLVAALEPDEQDRFNDMLERYDNNIRDKLRTLSYNNSEIRILVSDLRSAPEDIEKLLREQHQFSGNNKNTELF